The sequence CAACTCGCTCACCTTGCCGAGCAGGTCGCCGACGCGCACCATCGTCACCGACGGGAGCGCCGCCGCCACCGTGCGCGCGAGCGCGCCGTCGCGCGCGGGCGGTGCGTACACCGTGGCGAGCAAGGCGTGGGGTGCCTCCTCGATATAGCCGGGCGAAAAGATGATCGCGAAGTTGAGCCCCAGCCCGGTCCAGTTTACCCGCCGCAGCGAGGCGACGCGCGCCGGCACGTCGACCCCGAGCACCGAGATGGTGATGCCGTCGCCGACCTTGAGCCCGAGCGAGTCCGCCACGCCGCTTTCGATCGAGACCAGCGGCGGCCCGCGATAATCGGGCGACCACCAGCGCCCCGCCACCACCGTGTTGCGCGGCGGCACGACCGCCGACCAGGTGAGCGTGCGGTCACCGCGCAATGCCCAGGCATGCTCGGCCAGTCCGCGAAGCTGCGTGACCGGAACGCCGTTGAGCGCGCGGATCGCGCCGCGCAGCGAGGGCACCGCCTCGATCCGCGCGCCGGGTGCCGCGGTCTGCACCGCCTTGCGGAAGGTTGCCGCATCCTCCGGCTGGAGATCGACCGCGAAGAAGCGCGGCGCGCGCGCCGGCGCCGCGCCGGTCAGCTCCGATGACAGGCTGGTGTCGATCACCGCCAGCGCGACGAACAGCGAGAAACCGAGCCCCAGCGCGACCACCAGCCGGTCGGTCTGCGCGCCGGGCCGATGGAGGTTGGCCAGCGCCAGTCGCAGCAAGGGGCGGCGCGCACGCGGCAGTCGCGCGAGCAGCAGGCGGATGGCGAGGCCGAGCAGCCAGAGCAGAACGATCAGCCCCGCCGTCGCCGCGACGAACTCGGCGGCCAACTTGCGGTCGCTCGCGGACAGGATCGCGAGCGCGACCAGCGCCGCCACGATCGACGCCATCGCCGCCGCCAGCCGAACGCTGGGCCGAGCGCGCAGCCCGACCACGCCGCGCAGCAACGTCGCCGCGGGCACGGCGCGCGCGCGCGCAAAGGGCGGCAGCGCGAACAGCAAGGCGATCAGCAAGGCGAGCGCCGCAGCGGTCGCCAGCGGCAGCGGATAGAGCGCCAGCCGCGGCGGGATCGGCAGGGCATCGCCCGCCACCGCCGCGACGATCCACGGCACCACCGCGCCGAGCGCGAGCCCGGCGAGGATCCCGACCGCCGCGACGATGCCGAGCTGGGTGAGGAAGATGCGGGCGATCATCGGCGAGCGCGCACCGAGCACCTTGAGCGTGGCGATGATGCGCGTCTTGCCGGCGAGATAGGCCGCGACGCCGCTGCCGACGCCCACCCCGGCGATCGCCAGCGCCGACAGGCCGACCAGCAGCAGGAACTGGCCGAGCTGGGCGATGGCGCGGCGCAGCGTGGCGGCGGCCTGTTCGGGCGTGCGCACGCTCCAGCCGGCCGACGGGAAGTGCCCGACCAGCCGCGCGCCCACCGCTGCCGCTTCGGCGGGGCGGGGGAGCAGCAGGCGGTAATGGCTCGTATAGAGGCTGCCCGGCTGCACCAGCCGCGTGGCGTCGAGCGCCGCCATGTCGACGATCACCGGCGGCCCGATCGCGAAATTGCCGCCCAGCCGGTCAGGCTCGTCCGCGATCAGGCCGACGATCGTCAGCCGGGCCGATCCGATCCGGATCGCGTCGCCGATGCGCAGCCCCATCCGCTCGGCCAATGCGGGCGCGACGACTGCCTGCAGGCCATGCGGCCGTGGTGCGCGCGCGCCGGGCGCGAGGCGGAAGCGGCCGACCAGCGGCCAGCGATCGTCCACCCCGCGCAGCTCGATCAGCACCGGGGGCACGTCGGGCCGATCCGCCGCCTGCGCCATCGCCCGCATCGACAGCGTCTCTGACAGACGGCCGGCGGCGGCGAAGGCGGCGGTCTCGTCGACCAAGGCACGCCGCTGCGACACCTGCAGATCGAGATCGCCGCCCAGCATCGTCCGCCCCTGCGCGTCGAGCGCGGCGATCAGGCTGGCCGAAAGGCTGCCGATTCCCGCCAGCCCCCCCGTGCCGAGGAACAGGCACAGCGCCAGCAGCAGCAGCCCGCGCCCGCCGCGACGCAGATCGCGCAGCGCCAGACGCCAGGCGACGCTCACGCGGTCCGGCGATCCGCGACGATCAGCCCGTCGGCAAGCTCGACCACGCGGGCGCAGCGCGCGGCCAGCGTCGCATCGT is a genomic window of Sphingomonas nostoxanthinifaciens containing:
- a CDS encoding ABC transporter permease → MSVAWRLALRDLRRGGRGLLLLALCLFLGTGGLAGIGSLSASLIAALDAQGRTMLGGDLDLQVSQRRALVDETAAFAAAGRLSETLSMRAMAQAADRPDVPPVLIELRGVDDRWPLVGRFRLAPGARAPRPHGLQAVVAPALAERMGLRIGDAIRIGSARLTIVGLIADEPDRLGGNFAIGPPVIVDMAALDATRLVQPGSLYTSHYRLLLPRPAEAAAVGARLVGHFPSAGWSVRTPEQAAATLRRAIAQLGQFLLLVGLSALAIAGVGVGSGVAAYLAGKTRIIATLKVLGARSPMIARIFLTQLGIVAAVGILAGLALGAVVPWIVAAVAGDALPIPPRLALYPLPLATAAALALLIALLFALPPFARARAVPAATLLRGVVGLRARPSVRLAAAMASIVAALVALAILSASDRKLAAEFVAATAGLIVLLWLLGLAIRLLLARLPRARRPLLRLALANLHRPGAQTDRLVVALGLGFSLFVALAVIDTSLSSELTGAAPARAPRFFAVDLQPEDAATFRKAVQTAAPGARIEAVPSLRGAIRALNGVPVTQLRGLAEHAWALRGDRTLTWSAVVPPRNTVVAGRWWSPDYRGPPLVSIESGVADSLGLKVGDGITISVLGVDVPARVASLRRVNWTGLGLNFAIIFSPGYIEEAPHALLATVYAPPARDGALARTVAAALPSVTMVRVGDLLGKVSELLGQIALAVRVAATVTVAAGIAVLVGAVAAAAGARRYDAVILKLVGARRAQVLGVQAIEYALLSLVLAGVALAVGAGAGWYVVVRIFALPWAPDWRVVALTLGATVVVTLGIGVGGSIGVLRTRPAEALRDG